The Sinomonas sp. P10A9 genome includes a window with the following:
- a CDS encoding M50 family metallopeptidase yields MIQDWWQEFVNGFVQGFARTDPLVVPPTELALLLGAAAALCVVPVLWQFFGRFVTIVHELGHAFAGLATGMRVTGITLRLDQGGTTHGVGRGRAVWFGFWGYPSPAVVGAVLVWASAAGFGRAALSVSMVLLVLVFLFIRNMAGVFILSGAILAVAVIVVAVPPDVQGHLTLAVGLALVVGAARDWWNVVSVHTSRRRELGSSDAYILSRRTGVPSAVWLFAFATVIALAGLASWAVLAGAVLTVGA; encoded by the coding sequence GTGATCCAAGACTGGTGGCAGGAGTTCGTCAACGGGTTCGTGCAGGGGTTCGCCCGCACGGATCCCCTCGTGGTGCCGCCCACGGAGCTCGCGCTCCTTCTCGGTGCGGCGGCCGCGCTGTGCGTGGTCCCGGTCCTGTGGCAGTTCTTCGGCCGGTTCGTGACCATCGTCCATGAGCTGGGGCACGCGTTCGCGGGGCTCGCGACCGGAATGCGCGTCACGGGCATCACGCTGCGCCTGGACCAGGGCGGCACGACCCACGGTGTGGGCCGAGGCCGGGCAGTGTGGTTCGGCTTCTGGGGGTACCCGTCGCCCGCCGTGGTGGGGGCGGTGCTCGTCTGGGCGTCCGCGGCAGGGTTCGGGCGGGCAGCGCTGTCGGTCTCGATGGTGCTCCTCGTCCTCGTGTTCCTGTTCATCAGGAACATGGCCGGGGTGTTCATCCTCTCCGGAGCCATCCTCGCCGTCGCCGTGATCGTCGTGGCGGTCCCGCCGGATGTCCAGGGTCACCTGACCCTCGCGGTCGGACTCGCGCTCGTGGTCGGCGCCGCGCGCGACTGGTGGAACGTCGTCTCGGTGCACACGTCGCGTCGCCGGGAGCTCGGCAGCTCGGACGCCTACATCCTGTCCCGCAGGACCGGGGTTCCCTCGGCCGTGTGGCTCTTCGCGTTCGCCACTGTCATCGCGCTCGCAGGCCTTGCCTCGTGGGCCGTCCTGGCCGGCGCCGTGCTTACAGTGGGCGCATGA
- a CDS encoding LacI family DNA-binding transcriptional regulator: MTRKATALDVAHRAGVSRSAVSLVLNGRGDGNVAKEAQERILAAAAELSYTPNAIARSLRDRRSRVIGLVSDEAVTSPFDGEIIAGADALARSHGFVTLATDTEQDAGRDLDAVRTLLDRQVDGLIYVTVGLHELHVPRGMLSVPSALANCYAAPDSPAGAAGLPSIQPDEVRGGHDAAAHLIRLGHRRIAFLGGLYSSPAVALREAGFRAAMAEASLPVREEWVIEAGWDFAPGHHAATALLSAPPEERPTALLAGNDRAAVGMVLAAARLGLEVPRDVSIMGYDNERRVAEVMVPPLSTVALPLRTIGEEAMRAVLAALDAGGPLPPRTTAGGGSGTSPAEPLLVPCTLVARESTGPAAT; the protein is encoded by the coding sequence ATGACCCGTAAGGCCACAGCACTCGACGTCGCGCACCGCGCGGGCGTGTCCCGCAGCGCCGTCTCGCTCGTGCTCAACGGGCGGGGGGATGGCAACGTCGCGAAGGAGGCCCAAGAGCGCATCCTCGCGGCGGCCGCGGAGCTGAGCTACACGCCCAATGCGATCGCGCGGAGCCTGCGCGACCGGCGCTCCCGCGTCATCGGACTCGTCTCCGACGAGGCTGTCACGAGCCCGTTCGACGGCGAGATCATCGCCGGCGCGGACGCGCTCGCCCGCAGCCACGGCTTCGTGACCCTCGCCACCGACACCGAGCAGGACGCGGGCCGCGACCTCGACGCCGTCCGCACGCTCCTGGACCGCCAGGTCGACGGGCTCATCTACGTCACGGTGGGCCTCCACGAGCTGCATGTGCCCCGTGGCATGCTCAGCGTCCCCTCGGCGCTCGCGAACTGCTACGCCGCCCCGGACTCCCCGGCGGGCGCGGCGGGCCTGCCGTCGATCCAGCCCGACGAGGTGCGGGGCGGGCACGACGCCGCCGCGCACCTCATCCGCCTCGGCCACCGTCGCATCGCCTTCCTCGGGGGCCTGTACTCCTCGCCCGCGGTCGCACTCCGCGAGGCCGGGTTCCGCGCCGCGATGGCCGAGGCGAGTCTCCCCGTGCGCGAGGAGTGGGTCATCGAGGCGGGCTGGGACTTCGCGCCGGGGCACCATGCCGCCACGGCACTGCTCTCGGCGCCTCCCGAGGAGCGTCCCACCGCGCTCCTGGCGGGCAACGACCGCGCGGCGGTCGGCATGGTGCTCGCCGCCGCGCGCCTCGGGCTCGAGGTCCCCCGCGACGTCTCCATCATGGGCTACGACAACGAACGGCGTGTCGCCGAGGTCATGGTGCCTCCGCTCAGCACTGTCGCACTCCCCCTCCGGACCATCGGCGAGGAGGCCATGCGGGCCGTCCTCGCGGCCCTCGACGCCGGGGGTCCACTGCCGCCACGCACGACGGCGGGCGGCGGCTCGGGCACGTCGCCTGCGGAGCCGCTGCTGGTCCCCTGCACGCTCGTGGCGCGCGAGTCGACCGGTCCAGCGGCAACGTAG
- a CDS encoding glycoside hydrolase family 32 protein, with protein sequence MTSVHPAPVTVAPVQASMAASAAHPDRSFPRLHPRPDQGWVNDPNGVAFADGRWHVFFQYNPESARHHRIHWGHMSSADLVCWDAHPVALAPQEGGPDAYGCWTGVVTHDAGVPTAVYSGVVDGSGRSQVVLARGSVDLEAWTQDGTVAAGMPADPRVVAVRDPFVFEFAGRRWALQGAGLDSGHAALLLYGADDLSAWEYHGVWLTSEDPVAAGLPEANIWECPQLVHSGDSWAAVVSLWRDDQLTGVGHLVGSLAQDPATGLPVFSHRATGLTDLGSSFYAPQAVQVPASAGAPKRVLVWGWAKEAAPAGVRGRSQEDCDAVGWSGALTFPRELAVRGDAVEVRPASELAALRAAEIAPVTGSVHDGGTHLPLPDQAEAVLTGSGAVRLVLGAAGDPLGEQLVWEGELAAGDEVRVLLDASIIEVYRAGGVPTTLRAYPRGEETYWLDLGPGVALRAWRLAVPGK encoded by the coding sequence ATGACCTCCGTGCACCCCGCACCCGTTACTGTCGCGCCGGTCCAAGCTTCCATGGCGGCGTCGGCAGCGCACCCGGACCGCTCCTTCCCCCGCCTCCACCCGCGTCCCGACCAGGGCTGGGTCAACGACCCCAACGGCGTCGCCTTCGCCGACGGGCGCTGGCACGTGTTCTTCCAGTACAACCCCGAGTCGGCGCGCCACCACCGCATCCACTGGGGCCACATGAGCTCGGCCGACCTCGTGTGCTGGGACGCCCACCCTGTGGCGCTCGCGCCGCAGGAGGGCGGGCCGGACGCCTACGGGTGCTGGACCGGCGTCGTCACCCACGACGCCGGCGTGCCGACGGCTGTGTATTCGGGTGTTGTGGACGGTTCCGGTCGCTCGCAGGTGGTGCTCGCCCGCGGCTCGGTAGACCTCGAGGCATGGACGCAAGACGGTACCGTGGCCGCCGGGATGCCCGCCGACCCGCGCGTCGTCGCGGTCCGCGACCCGTTCGTTTTCGAATTCGCCGGGCGTCGGTGGGCCCTCCAGGGCGCCGGCCTCGACTCCGGGCACGCTGCTCTGCTTCTGTACGGCGCCGACGACCTGTCCGCGTGGGAATACCACGGCGTGTGGCTCACGTCGGAGGACCCCGTGGCGGCCGGACTGCCCGAGGCGAACATCTGGGAGTGCCCGCAGCTCGTCCACTCGGGGGACTCCTGGGCGGCCGTGGTCTCGCTGTGGCGCGACGACCAGCTCACCGGTGTGGGGCACCTCGTGGGATCGCTCGCGCAGGACCCCGCCACTGGGCTGCCCGTGTTCTCCCACCGGGCCACCGGCCTCACGGACCTGGGAAGTTCGTTCTACGCGCCGCAGGCCGTCCAGGTCCCTGCCTCGGCAGGCGCGCCCAAGCGGGTCCTCGTGTGGGGGTGGGCCAAGGAGGCCGCGCCGGCCGGGGTCCGGGGCCGGAGCCAGGAGGACTGCGACGCCGTCGGCTGGTCCGGCGCGCTCACTTTCCCGCGGGAGCTGGCCGTGCGCGGCGATGCCGTCGAGGTGCGCCCCGCGTCCGAGCTCGCCGCGCTGCGAGCCGCGGAAATCGCGCCGGTCACGGGCTCCGTGCACGACGGCGGCACGCACCTGCCGCTGCCGGATCAGGCCGAGGCGGTGCTCACCGGCTCGGGAGCTGTGCGCCTCGTGCTCGGTGCGGCCGGGGACCCGCTCGGCGAACAGCTCGTCTGGGAGGGCGAGCTCGCGGCGGGCGACGAGGTGCGCGTGCTCCTCGACGCCTCGATCATCGAGGTCTACCGGGCTGGCGGCGTCCCGACGACCCTGCGCGCGTATCCCCGTGGCGAGGAGACGTACTGGCTCGACCTCGGCCCCGGCGTCGCCTTGAGGGCCTGGCGCCTCGCGGTGCCCGGGAAGTAG
- a CDS encoding carbohydrate ABC transporter permease: protein MTTTATPVPATPSNRRARSGSPVQQDRSPRPWATRRRRPLDWSLAGRIAVLILAAALTLGPVLWTLSTSLRPPADSLKLPPAFLPLNPDFSSYAQVFKQVDMALLVLNSALVTGLIALGQMFSAALAGYAFAFLKFKGKGALFSLVLATMMVPVQVTIVPVFMLIRGMGLSDTLLALILPAIPTAFGTFLMRQYFLGLPAELAEAAAIDGASPFRIFRSVYAPLAMPGLAIVGILAFNFHWNEFFRPLILTISEQNFTLPLGLVSLQGNMGTGSISVVLAGVVLSMIPALIVFLVGQRTLRDGLTAGAGK, encoded by the coding sequence ATGACCACCACCGCGACCCCCGTCCCCGCAACCCCTTCGAACCGGCGAGCCCGCTCTGGCAGTCCCGTGCAGCAGGACCGCAGCCCGCGCCCCTGGGCGACACGCCGCCGTCGCCCGCTCGACTGGTCCCTCGCCGGCCGCATCGCGGTCCTCATCCTGGCCGCGGCGCTCACGCTCGGACCCGTCCTGTGGACCCTGTCGACGTCGCTGCGGCCCCCGGCGGACTCGCTCAAGCTGCCGCCCGCATTCCTCCCCCTCAACCCGGACTTCAGCTCCTACGCGCAGGTCTTCAAGCAGGTCGACATGGCCCTGCTCGTGCTAAACAGCGCCCTCGTCACGGGGCTCATCGCCCTCGGCCAGATGTTCTCCGCGGCGCTCGCGGGCTACGCGTTCGCGTTCCTGAAGTTCAAGGGGAAGGGCGCCCTCTTCTCCCTCGTCCTCGCGACCATGATGGTCCCGGTCCAGGTCACGATCGTGCCCGTGTTCATGCTCATCCGCGGCATGGGCCTCTCCGACACGCTCCTGGCGCTCATCCTCCCGGCCATCCCCACCGCGTTCGGCACGTTCCTCATGCGGCAGTACTTCCTCGGGCTCCCCGCGGAGCTCGCCGAGGCCGCCGCGATCGACGGCGCGTCCCCGTTCCGCATCTTCCGCTCCGTCTATGCGCCGCTGGCCATGCCGGGCCTCGCGATCGTGGGGATCCTCGCCTTCAACTTCCACTGGAACGAGTTCTTCCGGCCCCTCATCCTGACCATCTCCGAGCAGAACTTCACGCTGCCCCTCGGCCTCGTGTCCCTCCAGGGCAACATGGGCACTGGGAGCATCTCCGTGGTCCTCGCCGGCGTCGTCCTGTCCATGATCCCTGCGCTGATCGTCTTCCTCGTCGGCCAGCGCACCCTCCGCGACGGCCTCACCGCCGGCGCCGGCAAGTAG
- a CDS encoding carbohydrate ABC transporter permease has translation MAWLFLAPTIVGMGVFTLVPIVASVLLAFFRWDILSAPQFAGLDNFAEMATDPTVRVAFGNTLAFVVVAVVLQLGVALGLAVLIQDRLPNWLRVFFRSAFFFPLILSAASVSIFMKYLFNEQFGVVNWLLGTVGIPAVPWLTTPFGSACVVALVYVWQNFGFSFLLFLGALSAIPQETYEAASLDGATGWRKHRYVTLPLISPTTLVASVMAIINALQVFDQPYVLTRGGPGDSTRTAVMVIFETAFQQLQFGKASAIGVVLMLVIMAVTALQFRLSKRFVFYQ, from the coding sequence ATGGCCTGGCTCTTCCTCGCCCCCACGATCGTGGGCATGGGGGTGTTCACCCTCGTCCCCATCGTCGCCTCCGTGCTGCTCGCCTTCTTCCGCTGGGACATCCTCAGCGCCCCCCAGTTCGCGGGCCTGGACAACTTCGCGGAGATGGCCACGGACCCCACGGTGCGGGTGGCATTCGGCAACACGCTCGCGTTCGTGGTCGTCGCCGTCGTGCTCCAGCTGGGCGTGGCGCTCGGCCTCGCCGTCCTCATCCAGGACCGGCTGCCGAACTGGCTGCGCGTCTTCTTCCGCTCCGCGTTCTTCTTCCCGCTCATCCTCTCCGCCGCGAGCGTCTCGATCTTCATGAAGTACCTCTTCAACGAGCAGTTCGGCGTGGTCAACTGGCTCCTCGGCACGGTCGGCATCCCGGCGGTCCCGTGGCTCACGACGCCGTTCGGCTCGGCGTGCGTGGTGGCGCTCGTCTACGTGTGGCAGAACTTCGGGTTCTCGTTCCTGCTCTTCCTCGGCGCGCTGTCAGCGATCCCCCAGGAGACCTACGAGGCGGCGTCCCTAGACGGCGCGACCGGGTGGCGCAAGCACCGCTACGTGACGCTCCCGCTCATCAGCCCCACCACGCTCGTGGCCTCCGTCATGGCGATCATCAACGCCCTCCAGGTCTTCGACCAGCCCTACGTGCTCACCCGCGGCGGCCCCGGCGACTCGACCCGCACGGCCGTCATGGTGATCTTCGAGACGGCGTTCCAGCAGCTCCAGTTCGGCAAGGCCTCCGCGATCGGCGTGGTCCTCATGCTCGTCATCATGGCCGTCACGGCCCTTCAGTTCCGGCTCAGCAAGCGCTTCGTCTTCTACCAGTGA
- a CDS encoding extracellular solute-binding protein — MGDSLTLREISRRTALGALGAGILGATVASWPRLTGTDIPGRNDGSLSIAILGTAADAAARQKAVDAFRRLHPEIKVRVQAIQAVDWKDFFSKILTMVAAGNPPDVVYVATEGAQLFAEKLAHPLDEYLRRDASVMAEYFADVHPSLVEAFMYRGSLYQLPMDWNAADMYYNTKVFADSGLSRPADDWTHLDFRSSLAAMRRANPSSFTPYYWTNRLFGGVVPWLYANGTSFLAEERATGGDWLWDRFYGTDPSRASRSGGYLWQTPNADDPRVFETFDFLRGLVKDGLGVRPEEGGGNSLVGLFASGRIGATPAGGYWVQGLSQAGMGPGDFDVSFFPRWASGPGAAAQRHQFGTAGYAIMKTAKDKDAAWEWIKFSSSREAMELIFSTPTTTPARRSMVNEALYSGKGPAHWKVFYDTLDRFPATGPIPAPPQQAAVETALIKNVSLAVSGDEQQLKSALASLQSDLELALRRTA; from the coding sequence ATGGGCGACTCGCTCACTCTGCGCGAGATCTCGCGGCGCACCGCGCTCGGGGCCCTCGGCGCTGGGATCCTCGGAGCCACGGTGGCCTCGTGGCCCCGCTTGACCGGCACCGACATCCCCGGACGCAACGACGGAAGCCTCAGCATCGCGATCCTCGGCACGGCGGCGGACGCTGCGGCCCGCCAGAAGGCCGTCGACGCGTTCCGGCGCCTCCACCCCGAGATCAAGGTCCGCGTCCAGGCCATCCAGGCAGTGGACTGGAAGGACTTCTTCAGCAAGATCCTCACCATGGTCGCCGCCGGCAACCCACCGGACGTCGTCTACGTGGCCACCGAGGGCGCGCAGCTCTTCGCCGAGAAGCTCGCGCACCCGCTCGACGAGTACCTCCGCCGCGACGCGTCTGTCATGGCCGAGTACTTCGCCGATGTCCACCCGAGCCTTGTCGAGGCGTTCATGTACCGGGGGAGCCTCTACCAGCTCCCGATGGACTGGAACGCGGCGGACATGTACTACAACACGAAGGTGTTCGCCGACTCTGGGCTCTCCCGCCCGGCCGACGACTGGACCCACCTCGACTTCCGCTCCTCGCTCGCGGCCATGCGCCGCGCCAACCCGAGTAGCTTCACCCCCTACTACTGGACCAACCGGCTCTTCGGCGGCGTGGTCCCGTGGCTCTACGCGAACGGCACCTCCTTCCTCGCCGAGGAGCGCGCCACCGGTGGCGACTGGCTCTGGGACCGCTTCTACGGCACGGACCCCTCCCGCGCCTCCCGCTCCGGCGGGTACCTCTGGCAGACGCCCAACGCCGATGATCCGCGCGTCTTCGAGACCTTCGACTTCCTCCGCGGACTCGTCAAGGACGGCCTCGGAGTCCGCCCCGAGGAAGGCGGCGGCAACTCGCTCGTCGGGCTCTTCGCCTCCGGTCGCATCGGTGCGACGCCGGCCGGCGGCTACTGGGTCCAGGGCCTCTCCCAAGCGGGAATGGGCCCGGGCGACTTCGACGTCTCGTTCTTCCCCCGCTGGGCGAGCGGCCCCGGCGCTGCCGCCCAGCGCCACCAGTTCGGCACCGCCGGCTACGCGATCATGAAGACCGCGAAGGACAAGGACGCCGCGTGGGAGTGGATCAAGTTCAGCTCCTCCCGCGAGGCGATGGAGCTCATCTTCTCCACTCCGACCACAACCCCGGCCCGCCGCTCGATGGTCAACGAGGCCCTCTACTCGGGCAAGGGTCCAGCCCACTGGAAGGTCTTCTACGACACCTTGGACCGGTTCCCGGCGACCGGTCCCATCCCCGCGCCGCCCCAGCAGGCCGCCGTCGAAACCGCACTCATCAAGAATGTCTCGCTCGCCGTGAGCGGGGACGAGCAGCAGCTCAAGAGCGCGCTCGCTTCCCTGCAGAGCGACCTCGAGCTGGCCCTCAGGAGGACCGCATGA
- a CDS encoding phosphatase PAP2 family protein translates to MASPSPVRPGPFLLASLAAAAGFAAVYLVFVRTNAGQNLDERGLLESAAMFGAWSRTALAFLNGMPAFSVVLAAAALCWAALIRRRWVASAIALASALTANAATYVLKQYVLDRPDLGHNALGGNSMPSGHATLAASAAAAVYLAVTPRYRPLAAFAGTTYAVLAGVVMLVNQWHLAADVVAAFMLVAAIAAPATWLALRTERAPGTPPQLRIRWERVSLRIALGAAVVAALALMLVLVVPPEGRRVGTVPQFFAAGAAAITASGYACSAAACRLVTRAARRSHTASARP, encoded by the coding sequence ATGGCCTCTCCGAGCCCCGTGCGCCCGGGGCCCTTCCTGCTCGCCTCGCTGGCGGCCGCGGCCGGATTCGCCGCGGTCTACCTCGTCTTCGTCCGCACGAACGCCGGCCAGAACCTGGACGAGCGCGGGCTCCTCGAATCCGCCGCCATGTTCGGCGCCTGGTCCAGGACCGCCCTCGCCTTCCTCAATGGCATGCCTGCCTTCTCGGTGGTGCTCGCTGCGGCGGCGCTGTGCTGGGCCGCGCTCATACGACGCCGATGGGTCGCCTCCGCGATCGCTCTCGCCTCGGCCCTCACGGCCAACGCAGCCACCTACGTCCTTAAGCAGTACGTCCTTGACCGTCCCGACCTCGGCCACAACGCGCTCGGCGGCAATTCGATGCCCTCGGGCCATGCAACGCTCGCGGCCTCCGCCGCAGCAGCCGTCTACCTCGCAGTCACGCCGCGCTACCGCCCGCTTGCGGCGTTCGCTGGGACCACGTACGCCGTGCTGGCCGGCGTCGTCATGCTCGTCAACCAGTGGCATCTCGCGGCGGACGTCGTGGCGGCCTTCATGCTCGTGGCCGCCATCGCGGCACCCGCCACATGGCTCGCGCTGCGGACGGAACGCGCCCCCGGCACTCCCCCACAGCTGCGGATCCGTTGGGAACGGGTGTCCCTGCGCATCGCCCTCGGCGCGGCCGTCGTCGCCGCCCTTGCACTCATGCTCGTCCTCGTGGTGCCCCCCGAGGGCCGGCGCGTGGGCACCGTTCCCCAGTTCTTCGCGGCCGGCGCCGCAGCCATCACGGCCAGCGGATACGCGTGCTCGGCCGCGGCGTGCCGCCTCGTCACCCGGGCGGCGCGCCGGTCGCACACGGCCAGCGCACGCCCCTGA
- a CDS encoding phosphatase PAP2 family protein, producing the protein MPVKSNARETTQAARHATPTEDPEPMRSRRPPIGPFLLAALAAVAGLIGTYLFFVRTTTGQFIDESALVEATELYGTAVKASLRFLDFLPAISAALGAGALGYAAIVRRRWAASLTALAAAGAANLATQVLKNDVFTRPYRGIETFTENSLPSGHTTLAASAAAAIFLVSSPRWRPFVAFAGATYAVATGIATLVNQWHRPADIVAAFLVVAVFMAPAAWIVLITGRSWNAWEGFGSHPGSSRLWVALPTLAGLGAAAVAVVALVRIAPLPGQEASTTNYFWAGCAFVAISGYLVSVAASWLVSAAARRT; encoded by the coding sequence ATGCCCGTCAAGAGCAACGCGAGAGAGACGACCCAGGCAGCACGCCACGCGACGCCGACCGAGGACCCCGAACCGATGCGTTCCCGGCGCCCGCCGATCGGCCCGTTCCTGCTCGCAGCCCTCGCGGCCGTGGCCGGCCTCATCGGAACCTATCTGTTCTTCGTGCGCACCACCACGGGCCAGTTCATCGACGAGTCGGCGCTCGTGGAGGCGACCGAGCTGTACGGAACCGCGGTCAAGGCCTCCCTGCGATTCCTTGACTTCCTGCCCGCAATCTCCGCCGCCCTGGGAGCGGGCGCGCTCGGCTACGCCGCGATCGTGCGACGCCGGTGGGCTGCCTCCCTCACGGCCCTCGCCGCCGCGGGGGCCGCCAACCTTGCGACGCAGGTGCTCAAGAACGACGTGTTCACGAGGCCCTACCGCGGCATCGAGACCTTCACCGAGAACTCCCTTCCTTCCGGGCACACGACCCTCGCAGCCTCGGCCGCCGCGGCGATCTTCCTCGTGTCCTCGCCGCGCTGGCGGCCGTTCGTCGCGTTCGCCGGCGCCACGTACGCCGTCGCTACCGGCATCGCAACCCTCGTGAACCAGTGGCACCGCCCGGCGGATATCGTGGCCGCGTTCCTCGTCGTCGCGGTCTTCATGGCCCCCGCGGCGTGGATCGTGCTGATCACCGGGCGGAGCTGGAACGCCTGGGAGGGCTTCGGAAGCCACCCGGGCTCCTCGCGCCTCTGGGTCGCCCTGCCCACGCTCGCGGGTCTGGGTGCCGCCGCAGTGGCGGTCGTGGCACTCGTGCGCATCGCGCCCCTGCCCGGCCAGGAGGCGAGCACCACGAACTACTTCTGGGCGGGCTGCGCGTTCGTCGCGATCAGCGGATACCTCGTCTCTGTGGCGGCCTCCTGGCTCGTGAGCGCGGCCGCGCGCCGCACCTGA
- a CDS encoding MFS transporter: MVRSGNERFSLLSIAVPAFGPSVLFSLGEGAVLPVVALSARDLGGSVAVAALTVTLIGLGSLVFNLPASLLTVRFGERWAIVGAQATGAIALVTAALATQLWQFMPALVVLGMASSVTNLARQKYLTEAVPAQFRARALSTLGGTLRIGLFLGPFLGAAAISVGGLRGAYWVGAVVFVGAAAVALFMPDLEDDVAGPSRAPQPRLGRVAAAHWRVLTTVGLGVLFISAVRQSRQVVIPLWAEHLGLDAQAASLVYGIAGGVDLILFYPGGRLMDLRGRLAVAIPSMTIMGLALISMPSTSSFWPFLGVSCLLGLGNGIGSGMIMTLGADFSPAHGRAQFLGLWRLMADTGSTVGPILLSAVTAAATLGVGVAATGGLGLLAAAVLAWSVPRAQAGPRA, translated from the coding sequence GTGGTTCGATCAGGCAACGAGCGGTTCTCCCTCCTCTCGATCGCCGTTCCGGCCTTCGGCCCGTCGGTGCTCTTCTCCCTCGGCGAGGGCGCGGTGCTTCCGGTCGTGGCGCTCTCCGCGCGTGACCTCGGCGGTTCCGTGGCGGTTGCCGCCCTCACCGTGACGCTGATCGGCCTCGGATCGCTCGTCTTCAACCTCCCGGCCTCGCTCCTCACGGTCCGGTTCGGCGAGCGCTGGGCGATCGTCGGGGCGCAGGCCACGGGGGCCATCGCCCTCGTGACCGCGGCCCTAGCGACCCAGCTGTGGCAGTTCATGCCCGCGCTGGTGGTGCTCGGAATGGCGTCCAGCGTCACGAACCTGGCCCGGCAGAAGTACCTCACCGAGGCGGTGCCGGCGCAGTTCCGCGCCCGCGCCCTCTCGACGCTCGGGGGGACGCTGCGGATCGGGCTGTTCCTCGGACCGTTCCTCGGAGCCGCCGCGATCTCCGTGGGGGGCCTCCGCGGCGCGTACTGGGTCGGAGCCGTCGTGTTCGTGGGCGCGGCCGCGGTCGCGCTGTTCATGCCTGATCTCGAGGACGACGTCGCCGGGCCCTCGCGGGCTCCCCAGCCGCGCCTCGGCCGGGTCGCGGCCGCGCACTGGAGGGTCCTCACCACCGTGGGGCTCGGGGTGCTGTTCATCTCTGCCGTCCGGCAGTCTCGGCAGGTGGTCATCCCGCTGTGGGCCGAGCACCTCGGCCTGGATGCCCAGGCTGCCTCTCTCGTCTACGGAATCGCCGGAGGCGTGGACCTCATCCTCTTCTATCCCGGCGGCCGGCTGATGGACCTGCGCGGCCGGCTCGCGGTCGCGATCCCTTCGATGACCATCATGGGCCTGGCCCTCATCTCCATGCCGTCCACGTCCTCGTTCTGGCCGTTCCTGGGGGTCTCGTGCCTCTTGGGCCTCGGCAACGGGATCGGGTCCGGAATGATCATGACCCTCGGCGCCGACTTCTCTCCCGCCCACGGACGGGCACAATTCCTCGGGCTGTGGCGTCTCATGGCGGACACCGGGAGCACCGTGGGGCCTATCCTCCTCTCGGCCGTCACCGCCGCTGCAACTCTCGGCGTCGGCGTGGCCGCGACAGGTGGGCTCGGGCTGCTGGCAGCAGCCGTGCTCGCGTGGAGCGTCCCGAGGGCGCAGGCGGGCCCGCGCGCGTGA